The following coding sequences lie in one Bacteroides helcogenes P 36-108 genomic window:
- a CDS encoding hybrid sensor histidine kinase/response regulator: MNMEINPSEYKILIVDDVMSNVLLLKVLLTNEKFAIATASNGRQAMEQVDKENPDLILLDVMMPDLSGFEVAQHLKANPKTADIPIIFLTALNSTADIVKGFQVGGNDFISKPFNKEELIIRVTHQISLVAAKRLILSKTEELQRTIAGRDKLYSVIAHDLRSPMGSIKMVLNMLILNLPVEKIGDEMYELLTMANQTTEDVFSLLDNLLKWTKSQIGKLNVVFQDVNLVEVVDGVTEIYDMVAGLKKITIRTDKPAKMYVKGDIDMLKTVIRNLLSNAIKFSREDSEVLLSMEESDGMAVISVHDHGCGISEEGQKKLLHTDTHFSTFGTNNEEGSGLGLLLCQDFVKKNGGKLWFTSREGEGSVFSFSVPLKK; encoded by the coding sequence ATGAACATGGAAATAAATCCTTCCGAGTACAAGATTCTCATCGTGGACGATGTGATGTCAAATGTTTTATTGTTGAAGGTACTCTTGACGAACGAGAAGTTTGCAATCGCTACTGCAAGTAACGGACGGCAAGCGATGGAACAGGTGGATAAGGAAAATCCGGATTTGATATTGCTTGATGTGATGATGCCGGACTTAAGTGGTTTCGAGGTGGCCCAACATCTGAAGGCGAATCCTAAAACGGCAGATATTCCAATCATCTTTCTGACTGCACTGAACAGTACAGCCGATATTGTGAAGGGATTTCAGGTCGGTGGCAATGATTTTATCTCCAAGCCTTTTAATAAAGAAGAGCTGATTATCCGTGTTACCCATCAGATTTCTTTGGTTGCCGCCAAACGTCTCATCCTGAGTAAAACGGAAGAGTTGCAACGCACAATTGCTGGGCGTGACAAGTTGTATTCCGTCATCGCTCACGATTTACGCTCTCCGATGGGCTCTATCAAAATGGTACTGAATATGTTGATATTGAATCTGCCGGTTGAAAAGATTGGTGATGAAATGTACGAGTTGCTCACTATGGCCAACCAGACGACGGAAGATGTTTTCTCTTTGCTGGATAATTTGCTGAAGTGGACAAAAAGTCAGATAGGTAAGTTGAATGTTGTCTTTCAGGATGTCAATCTTGTGGAGGTAGTGGATGGTGTGACTGAGATATATGATATGGTGGCAGGTCTGAAGAAAATTACTATCCGTACGGACAAGCCTGCAAAGATGTATGTCAAAGGAGACATCGATATGCTGAAGACGGTAATCCGTAACTTGTTGAGCAATGCTATCAAATTCAGCAGGGAAGATTCGGAGGTATTGCTGAGTATGGAGGAGTCGGACGGAATGGCGGTTATCAGTGTGCATGATCATGGCTGTGGTATCAGTGAAGAAGGGCAGAAGAAGCTGTTGCATACCGACACTCATTTCAGTACATTCGGTACGAACAACGAAGAAGGTTCAGGATTGGGTTTACTCTTGTGCCAGGATTTTGTAAAGAAGAATGGTGGAAAATTGTGGTTCACTTCCAGAGAAGGAGAAGGTTCCGTATTCAGTTTTTCTGTTCCGTTGAAGAAGTGA
- a CDS encoding UDP-glucuronic acid decarboxylase family protein yields MKKILVSGGAGFIGSHLCTRLMKDGHQVICLDNLFTGSEENIAHLKGNPLFEFVHHDVEYPYSADVDEIYNLACPASPIHYQYDAIKTIKTSVLGAINMLELAKKVKAKILQASTSEVYGDPVVHPQVENYWGNVNPVGIRSCYDEGKRCAETLFMDYHRQNGVRIKIIRIFNTYGPRMLPNDGRVVSNFVVQALQNQGITIYGSGNQTRSFQYVDDLIEGMIRMMDTEDDFIGPVNLGNPHEFSILELAEKVVKLTNSKSELVFKPLPHDDPRQRKPDITLAREKLNWKPTTELEDGLRRIIEYFKERGS; encoded by the coding sequence ATGAAGAAAATTCTGGTTAGCGGAGGTGCCGGCTTTATAGGCTCTCATCTTTGTACACGGTTAATGAAAGATGGACATCAGGTAATTTGTCTGGATAATCTATTCACCGGTTCTGAAGAAAATATTGCCCATTTAAAAGGTAATCCTCTTTTTGAATTTGTGCATCATGATGTAGAATATCCTTATAGTGCGGATGTTGACGAAATTTACAATTTGGCTTGTCCTGCTTCTCCCATCCATTATCAATACGATGCCATAAAAACGATAAAGACTTCTGTGCTGGGAGCCATCAATATGTTGGAACTGGCCAAAAAGGTAAAAGCCAAGATATTGCAGGCATCGACAAGTGAGGTCTATGGTGATCCGGTTGTTCATCCTCAGGTGGAAAACTATTGGGGAAATGTGAATCCGGTAGGCATCCGTTCTTGTTATGATGAAGGGAAACGTTGTGCGGAGACTTTGTTTATGGATTATCATCGACAGAACGGAGTACGGATTAAGATTATACGTATATTCAATACTTACGGTCCTCGGATGTTGCCTAATGATGGAAGAGTGGTGTCAAACTTTGTTGTTCAGGCATTGCAGAATCAAGGCATTACAATCTATGGTTCGGGTAACCAGACTCGTAGTTTTCAGTATGTGGACGATTTGATAGAAGGCATGATTCGAATGATGGATACGGAAGATGATTTTATCGGTCCCGTAAATTTGGGAAATCCTCATGAATTCTCTATCCTGGAGTTGGCGGAAAAAGTGGTGAAACTTACGAATTCGAAGTCGGAACTTGTATTCAAACCTTTGCCGCACGATGATCCTCGGCAACGTAAGCCCGACATCACGCTGGCAAGGGAAAAGTTAAATTGGAAGCCTACCACTGAATTGGAAGATGGTTTGCGCCGTATTATAGAGTATTTCAAGGAACGTGGTTCCTAA
- a CDS encoding IbrB-like domain-containing protein has protein sequence MSVDKSPVYSVKAIPVDKIQANDYNPNVVAPPEMKLLELSIWEDGFTMPCVCYYDRETDGYILVDGFHRYQVLKTSKRIYQRENGLLPVVVIDKELSNRMASTIRHNRARGTHNIELMCNIVAELDRAGMSDEWIMKNIGMDRDEVLRLKQVSGLADLFANQAFSVPDKAEEYIPDDK, from the coding sequence ATGAGTGTAGATAAAAGTCCGGTATATAGCGTGAAAGCAATTCCTGTAGATAAAATACAGGCTAATGATTACAACCCTAATGTAGTGGCTCCGCCTGAAATGAAGTTACTGGAGCTTTCTATCTGGGAAGATGGTTTCACGATGCCATGTGTGTGCTATTATGACAGAGAAACGGATGGATATATCCTGGTGGACGGATTTCATCGCTATCAAGTATTGAAAACTTCTAAAAGAATCTATCAGAGGGAGAATGGTTTGCTTCCCGTAGTTGTGATTGACAAAGAACTATCCAACCGTATGGCATCCACTATCAGGCATAACCGTGCACGTGGAACACATAATATAGAATTAATGTGTAATATTGTTGCGGAACTGGATCGTGCCGGCATGTCTGATGAATGGATTATGAAAAATATTGGTATGGATAGGGATGAGGTGCTCCGCTTAAAACAAGTTTCTGGACTTGCGGATTTGTTTGCGAACCAGGCTTTCAGTGTTCCTGATAAAGCGGAAGAATATATTCCTGATGATAAATAA